A window of Cloacibacillus sp. An23 genomic DNA:
CGCAGAACGCATCTGCTTCGAGCTTAGGAGCAAGGTCGAGAAAGAATTCGCATCGGTCGGAGCGGAATTTTCGGCCGCCGGCGGCGTTTCGTCGTTCGACTCGTTCGTGGCCGAGGCTCTTGCCGGCCTCGGTTTCTCTCACGGCGAATGCGCACGCGCGATAGCGACGGCTAAGGCGCAGGCGGACGACGGAGCGGCGTGGACGGAGGAAAGCCTGCTCAAAGCCGCGCTCGGCGTGCTCCAGCGCAGGTAGCGAGGTGTTGAAATGGAAGACAACGACCGTTCTCACAAACTTATAGAAACGATGCGCCGCGAGAAAGAGGATGAGATTTACACTCTCCGCCCGCAGGCGCTTAACGACTTCATCGGGCAGAGCGCGCTCAAGGACAAGCTGACTATCTTCATGACGGCCTCGCTTCAGCGCGAGGAGCCGCTGGACCACACTTTATTCTACGGCCCTCCGGGCCTCGGCAAGACGACGCTCGCCGGGATAATAGCGAAGGAAATGAAGGGCAACCTGCGCGTTACCACTGGTCCGGCGCTCGAACGCGCGGGAGACCTCGCCGCGATATTGTCGAACATCCAGCCGAACGACGTGCTTTTCATCGACGAGATACACAGGATGTCGGCGAACATCGAAGAGATACTGTATCCCGCGATGGAGGATTTCTCGCTCTCGATAGTGGTAGGCAAGGGGCCGCTCGCGCGCAGCATCCGCCTCGCGCTTCCAAAATTTACCCTGATAGGCGCGACGACTCGCCTCGGCCTGCTGACCTCGCCGCTGCGCGCGCGCTTCGGCATAGTGGAGCAGCTTCACCTATATTCGGCCGAGGAGCTTACCGCGATAGTCAAGAGAGGCGCCGGCGTGCTCGGAGTGAAAATTCTCGACGACGCGGCGGAAGAGATAGGGCTGCGTTCGCGCGGGACGCCGCGCGTGGCTCTGCGCCTTCTGCGCCGCGTGCGCGACGTCGCGGAGGTCAAGCGCGTCCCACAGGTCGAACGCGACCTCGCGCGCTACGCGCTGGACATGCTCGGCGTAGACCCGGAAGGGCTCGACGACGGCGACCGCAAATTCCTTCGCGCGCTGATAGAGCTTTTCGACGGCGGCCCCGTCGGTCTTTCGACGCTCGCCGCGGCGCTCAACGAAGACGCGCAGACGATAGAGGATATTTACGAGCCGTACCTGATACAGAAGGGGCTGCTCGAACGCACGCCGCGCGGAAGGCGCGCGACGCGCAACACATGGGACTATCTCGGCATCCCGGTCTCGCAGCACTTCATGCAGTATCAGCAGAACCAGCAGAGCCTCTTCACGCCGGAGGACGAGCAATGAACCAGCTCGGAAAAATGCTCATCTGCATGGGGCTGCTGCTCGCGGCGGTAGGCGTCGTGCTCGTCCTAGCGGGCAAGCTCAACATCCCGTTCGGCAAGCTGCCGGGCGACATCACGTACCAGAAAAAGAATCTTACGGTCTTCGCGCCGTTCGGGACGATGCTCGTAGTCAGCCTCGTACTCTCGATAATCTTCAATATCTTCTCCAGGTGGAAATAATCGATGAAAAAAATTATCTTAGCAGCGGCGGTCATATCCGTCTTTCTATGGGGCGCTCAGGCGTCGGCGCGGGAAATAACCGTGCTTCTCAAGCAGGGCGTCTCTCAGGGCACGATCGGCGGCTCCGGCGTGGTGCTCACCGACGCCGGAGGAATGTACACGAAGCCGTTCAACGGTACGTTCAAGATAAGCTATGCAAACGGCGCGATGAAGGCCGGGAAGGTCACATATAAACTGCCCGTGACGATGAAAAGCAGTTCCGGCGTCGTCGTTGACGGAGTTAAGTACAAGGGCTCTCTGGTCATCGAACGCAATTCCAACAAGCTCAACATAGTCAACAAGGTGGACATAGAGGAATATCTGAAGGGCGTCCTAAAGTCGGAAATGCACCCTACGTGGCCTAAAGAGGCGCTCAAGGCGCAGGCCGTGCTCGCGCGTACATACACTCTGGCCTCCAAGAAACACGGCGGCTACGACATCTGCAATACGACGCACTGCCAGGTCTACGGAGGCGTGGCGGACGAGTCCTCGAACATCGTGCAGGCCGTAAACGAGACGAAAGGGCAGATACTTACCTACGGAGGCGCTCCGGCGCAGATTTTCTTCTTCAGCGACAGCGGCGGCATGACGACGGGCTCGGAAACCGTATGGGGCTCGGCTATACCGTATCTTACCCCGAAGGCCGACCCCGTGTCGAACGACAGCCCGAACAAAACGTGGCAGACCACTCTCACGATGGCCCAGATCGGCCAGAAGCTCAACGCGGCTGGAACCGGAGTCGGGACGCTAAAATCGCTGCGCCCGCATAAGCGCGATAAGAGCGGCAGGATAGAGCAGATCGAGCTCAAAGGGAGCGCCGGAACGAAGATAATCAGCGGCAACAAATTCCGCACCGCCGTCGGAGCGACCGTCGTAAAGAGCACGCTCTTTGAATTCAACCGCCGCAGCGGCTACAGCGTGAAGTCATCTCCGGCCTCGAAGCCCGCCGTCAACCTCGTCCAGATACCGAAGCAGAACGCCTCGTCCGCGCAGGCGGCTCAAATCGCGGGAATGCCCGAGTGCGACGCCGACAAGCTCTACTGGATGGCGCAGAACGGCGTATTCACGATGAGGGAGCTGCTTGCTATGATAGGCGACGACAGCAAATATCCTCAGTACGTCGCGGAAGGCCTCGCACGCATGGCGAAGATGAAAAACCCGCCGGTGAAGGCAGAGAAGCCCAAACCTGCGCAGCCGGCTCCGTCTCAAGCCGCCGCAGAGGTTTCCGCGTCTCCGCTCTCGATGGAGGGGACTTCATCCGGCACTGTGGTAATGTACGGGCGCGGATACGGTCACGGAGTAGGCTTCCCGCAGTGGACCGCAAAGGCCCTTGCCGAGGCCGGGTGGGATTACAGGCGGATGCTCGAATATTACTTCCAGGGCACGAAGCTGGAAACGCGCTGACATGGAACGCGACCTGACTAAAACGGCGGCCTACGACTACGAGCTGCCGAAGGAGCTGATAGCGCAGGATCCTGCCGAGCCGCGCGACTCGTCCCGGCTCATGGTCGTCCACAGGGACTGCGGCGCGACGGAGGACAGAATATTCCGAGACGTCACGGAATATCTCGACGACGGCGACCTGCTCGTCCTCAACGACACGCGCGTGCTTCCGGCGCGCGTCAAGGGCGTCAAGAAAAGCGGAGAACACGGCGCGCACGTCGAAATATTCTTTCTCAACCCCGGCGGAGCTCCGAACGAATGGACGGCGCTCGTGCGCCCGGGGCGCAAACTGCCCGAGGGGACTAAGGTCGCGCTCGACGCCGAGACGGAAGTGGTCGTAGGCGCGCGCCTCGAGGACGGCCTTAGGACGCTTATTTTCGACGAAAAAGCTGACCCGCTCGCGATAATACATAAGTTCGGCAAGACGCCGCTTCCGCATTACATCACAGAGACGCACGCCGAGCCTGAACGCTACCAGACCGTCTACGCGAAAGCCGAGAAGGAGAACTCTGTCGCCGCGCCGACGGCGGGGCTGCACTTTACGCCGGAGCTTCTCAACAAGCTTGAGGATAAGGGCGTGCCGCATGTATTCGTCACGCTTCGCGTCGGCCTGGGCACCTTCCGCCCCGTGAAGGCCGAGAATATCGCCGACCACATAATGCACGAAGAGTTCTGCGAAATACCCCGGGAGACCGCCGATGCCATAAACGCGGCGAAGGCGCGCGGCGGGCGCGTCGTCGCCGTCGGCACCACCGTAGTGCGCACGCTTGAATCATTCGCGATGCGTTACGGCAAAGTCGTCCCCGGCGCGCTCGACACGCGGCTTTTCATAAGCCCGGGCTTCGAGTTCAGGGTCATAGACGCGCTGATAACCAACTTCCATCTGCCGATGAGCACGCTGCTTATGCTCGTCTCGGCCTTCGGCGGATACGATACGATGATGAACGCCTACAACGAGGCGGTGCGCAAACGCTACCGTTTCTTCTCGTTCGGCGACTCTATGCTTATAGAATAGGAGGCGGCTGTAATGACGGTGAAAATGTTCGGAACGAAAAATTGTCCTGACGTGCGCGCGGCGCTCGAAACTATAGCGGAGAAGGGGCTTCCCGTCGAGTTCGTCAATATCGACGAAAGCACGGCTAACCTTAAGCTTTTTCTGCGGCTGCGCGACAAGGCTCCGGAATTTGACGAAATAAAGAAAAAAGGCTCTATAGGCGTGCCGTGTTTCGTGGACGGTTCACGGATATTCTTCGACATCAACGAGCTGTAAATCGTTCGCGGACGGGGAGGATGCCTCTCCGTCCGTTTTTTATAACCTATGATGGAGGTGGTCCGATGCTTTTGAGACAGCTTAAATATTTCGCCGCGGTCGTCGAGCGCGGCAGCTTCACCGAAGCGGCGGCTGACTGCTATATTTCGCAGTCGGCCGTGTCGCAGCAGATAAAGGCTCTTGAAAACGAGCTGGGCGTGAGGCTGCTCGAGCGCAGGAACCGCGGCTTTTCTCTTACTCCGGCTGGAGAGCTCTTCTACGGGCGCGGGAAAAAACTGCTGCGCGAGGCGGAAGAGCTGTGCCGCGACACGGTGGCCGCTTCGCTCGGAGGAGCGCGCAGGCTCCGCGTCGGCTACCTCAAATGCTTCGGAGGCGACGAGCTGCGGCTCGCCGTGGCCGAATTCTCCGAGAAATACCCCGAAACGTCGATAGAAACTATAGGCGGCAGCCATGAGGAGCTGTACGACCTTCTGCGCTTCGGCGGCGCGGACGTCGCCATGAGCGACCAGCGCCGCGCCTTTTCGGACGAATATGTGAACTTCCATCTGTCGTACTGTTTCTGCTGCGCGGAGTTCTCCGGGCGCAGCGAGCTGGCCTCCCACGCGGAGTACGTCGATGCGGAGGCGCTGTCGAAAATCCCCTGCATACTCGTCGCGTCGAAGGAGCAGCGCGACAACGAAGCCGATTTTTATCAGAACACGCTCGGCATCGGCAGCAGCTTCATATTTGCCGAGAGCATCGACGAGGGGCGCATGACGGCGGCCGGGAACGCCGGCTTTCTGCTCGTCGAATACGGCGAACGCCGTCCGGCGCGGGACGCATCTCTGCTGCGCCTTCCCATATATTCCGGCGGCTCGCCGCTGCGCCGAAACTACTGCGCCTTCTGGCGCAAAAGCGCGGAAAAGCCGGAGTCGGCGGAATTTGCGGAAATCCTTTACGAAATATTCAAAAGCCGCTGAAACAGCTGAAAACGGCAAAAGCTGAAAAAACGCCGCTTCGTCCCGACCGGACGGGCGGCGTTTTTCGTATAAGCGATACTTATCCGCGCCATTAGAGGACGAAATTGTTTCCGCGGCGGAGCTTGCCTAAAATAACAACGTACACAATAAAACATGCCCGAAGCGGCGAATATATGAAAGGAGATGCTCGCAGGAATGAAAACGAACGGCGTCGGTAAAATTGCAGTAAAGCTTGCCATGGCTCTGACCGCGGCGGCGTGCCGCAGCACCGTCCAAAAAATAAAAACTTTGAGGCATGACACAGGAAGGGGAAACAACATGAAGAAGTATTTCGCATTATTGGCGCTTGCCGCCGCGTTAGCCGCGGCTCCGTCACAGGCGGCGGATCTGGCAGGACTTCCCGGCGTTCCGCAGACTGAGAAGGCGACTGTCACAGAGGTAGGCGCGAACACCGGAGTCACGGTACGCAAGGTGACTTTCAAACGCAGCAACGACAT
This region includes:
- the ruvB gene encoding Holliday junction branch migration DNA helicase RuvB; this translates as MEDNDRSHKLIETMRREKEDEIYTLRPQALNDFIGQSALKDKLTIFMTASLQREEPLDHTLFYGPPGLGKTTLAGIIAKEMKGNLRVTTGPALERAGDLAAILSNIQPNDVLFIDEIHRMSANIEEILYPAMEDFSLSIVVGKGPLARSIRLALPKFTLIGATTRLGLLTSPLRARFGIVEQLHLYSAEELTAIVKRGAGVLGVKILDDAAEEIGLRSRGTPRVALRLLRRVRDVAEVKRVPQVERDLARYALDMLGVDPEGLDDGDRKFLRALIELFDGGPVGLSTLAAALNEDAQTIEDIYEPYLIQKGLLERTPRGRRATRNTWDYLGIPVSQHFMQYQQNQQSLFTPEDEQ
- a CDS encoding DUF2905 domain-containing protein translates to MNQLGKMLICMGLLLAAVGVVLVLAGKLNIPFGKLPGDITYQKKNLTVFAPFGTMLVVSLVLSIIFNIFSRWK
- a CDS encoding SpoIID/LytB domain-containing protein yields the protein MKKIILAAAVISVFLWGAQASAREITVLLKQGVSQGTIGGSGVVLTDAGGMYTKPFNGTFKISYANGAMKAGKVTYKLPVTMKSSSGVVVDGVKYKGSLVIERNSNKLNIVNKVDIEEYLKGVLKSEMHPTWPKEALKAQAVLARTYTLASKKHGGYDICNTTHCQVYGGVADESSNIVQAVNETKGQILTYGGAPAQIFFFSDSGGMTTGSETVWGSAIPYLTPKADPVSNDSPNKTWQTTLTMAQIGQKLNAAGTGVGTLKSLRPHKRDKSGRIEQIELKGSAGTKIISGNKFRTAVGATVVKSTLFEFNRRSGYSVKSSPASKPAVNLVQIPKQNASSAQAAQIAGMPECDADKLYWMAQNGVFTMRELLAMIGDDSKYPQYVAEGLARMAKMKNPPVKAEKPKPAQPAPSQAAAEVSASPLSMEGTSSGTVVMYGRGYGHGVGFPQWTAKALAEAGWDYRRMLEYYFQGTKLETR
- the queA gene encoding tRNA preQ1(34) S-adenosylmethionine ribosyltransferase-isomerase QueA encodes the protein MERDLTKTAAYDYELPKELIAQDPAEPRDSSRLMVVHRDCGATEDRIFRDVTEYLDDGDLLVLNDTRVLPARVKGVKKSGEHGAHVEIFFLNPGGAPNEWTALVRPGRKLPEGTKVALDAETEVVVGARLEDGLRTLIFDEKADPLAIIHKFGKTPLPHYITETHAEPERYQTVYAKAEKENSVAAPTAGLHFTPELLNKLEDKGVPHVFVTLRVGLGTFRPVKAENIADHIMHEEFCEIPRETADAINAAKARGGRVVAVGTTVVRTLESFAMRYGKVVPGALDTRLFISPGFEFRVIDALITNFHLPMSTLLMLVSAFGGYDTMMNAYNEAVRKRYRFFSFGDSMLIE
- a CDS encoding glutaredoxin, coding for MTVKMFGTKNCPDVRAALETIAEKGLPVEFVNIDESTANLKLFLRLRDKAPEFDEIKKKGSIGVPCFVDGSRIFFDINEL
- a CDS encoding LysR family transcriptional regulator, with product MLLRQLKYFAAVVERGSFTEAAADCYISQSAVSQQIKALENELGVRLLERRNRGFSLTPAGELFYGRGKKLLREAEELCRDTVAASLGGARRLRVGYLKCFGGDELRLAVAEFSEKYPETSIETIGGSHEELYDLLRFGGADVAMSDQRRAFSDEYVNFHLSYCFCCAEFSGRSELASHAEYVDAEALSKIPCILVASKEQRDNEADFYQNTLGIGSSFIFAESIDEGRMTAAGNAGFLLVEYGERRPARDASLLRLPIYSGGSPLRRNYCAFWRKSAEKPESAEFAEILYEIFKSR